A region of Emcibacter nanhaiensis DNA encodes the following proteins:
- a CDS encoding DUF5132 domain-containing protein, which produces MADPIKSAFLPGVAVGLGIGLGLAIFAPGVVAAVAASARPLAKKGIKMSMEAMERGRENMGEAGEMAEDFFAEIKAEIMEERRQEAAAAEAAAEAVEKAGKAASAEA; this is translated from the coding sequence ATGGCTGATCCGATCAAAAGTGCGTTTCTTCCGGGGGTTGCTGTCGGGCTGGGCATCGGGCTTGGTCTGGCGATATTCGCGCCGGGCGTGGTGGCGGCTGTGGCAGCGTCCGCCAGGCCGCTGGCGAAAAAAGGTATCAAGATGTCCATGGAGGCCATGGAGCGCGGTCGCGAAAACATGGGCGAAGCAGGGGAAATGGCGGAAGATTTCTTCGCCGAAATCAAGGCTGAAATCATGGAAGAACGCCGGCAGGAAGCCGCCGCGGCGGAAGCTGCGGCCGAAGCGGTGGAAAAGGCCGGCAAAGCGGCTTCTGCTGAAGCATGA